In bacterium, a single genomic region encodes these proteins:
- a CDS encoding flippase has product MSAGKFIRGTTVTFISGVVNLLIGLVTSVILARVLGPEGRGVYALAMLLPSLIVTFGNLGIGPATVYYVARGDFRRQEVLGNNVLLSLGVGAIGVLAGLIVILFFREIVFPGVSPGYLLLALAFVPIEMFFSYVNYMLLGAQRIKEFNYVQIAHSMLFLGFIGLALLGLKAEVTGAILAGLITWLVVDALVFRLAKTVAGGIDLKPNIAYIKQTTTYGVQAHLSNILGFLNYRVDMFLVNGFLGPAAVGLYAVGVGLAEKLWMISHAASTVLFPRVAAETDEQRRKEFTPLVARTLLWTTALGALALVLLSRWIVLLLYSEAFLPAVGALQALLVGVVTLSAWRVLANDIAGRGFPRLNIYTGIAAVASNVVLNLLWIPRYGITGAAWASTVSYTVSFLGALFFYCQLSGNRWIKVIFPQRGDWALYWQTSKALCRWAWAKARAVL; this is encoded by the coding sequence ATGAGCGCCGGTAAATTCATTAGGGGAACAACGGTTACGTTTATTAGCGGTGTCGTAAACCTCCTTATTGGACTCGTAACCTCCGTCATTCTAGCCAGGGTTCTGGGCCCGGAGGGCAGGGGAGTCTATGCTCTCGCCATGCTTCTGCCCTCTCTTATCGTAACCTTTGGCAATTTGGGGATCGGCCCTGCTACCGTCTACTATGTTGCCCGTGGTGATTTCCGACGCCAGGAGGTCCTGGGGAATAACGTCCTGCTTAGCCTGGGCGTCGGTGCCATTGGAGTCCTCGCCGGGCTGATTGTGATCCTTTTCTTCCGGGAGATTGTCTTCCCCGGCGTTTCCCCTGGCTATCTTCTCTTGGCTCTGGCTTTCGTGCCCATAGAGATGTTCTTCTCGTATGTCAATTATATGTTGCTTGGGGCCCAGCGCATCAAAGAGTTCAACTACGTCCAGATCGCCCATTCAATGCTTTTTCTTGGGTTCATCGGGCTTGCCCTGCTGGGACTGAAGGCCGAAGTGACCGGAGCCATACTCGCCGGGCTGATCACTTGGTTGGTGGTTGATGCCTTGGTGTTCCGCCTAGCTAAAACGGTTGCCGGGGGGATTGACCTCAAACCCAATATCGCTTACATAAAGCAGACAACTACATACGGCGTTCAGGCGCACCTTTCGAACATCCTGGGGTTTCTCAACTATCGTGTGGATATGTTCCTCGTCAACGGTTTCTTAGGGCCGGCCGCGGTGGGGCTTTATGCCGTGGGAGTTGGGCTGGCCGAGAAGCTCTGGATGATCTCCCACGCAGCCAGCACGGTTCTCTTCCCCCGGGTGGCGGCGGAGACCGATGAGCAAAGGCGCAAGGAGTTCACTCCCCTGGTGGCCCGCACGCTCCTCTGGACGACGGCGCTTGGAGCCCTGGCACTGGTGCTTCTCAGTCGCTGGATCGTGCTCCTGCTTTATTCCGAGGCTTTTTTGCCGGCAGTCGGCGCGTTGCAGGCGTTGCTGGTCGGGGTGGTGACGCTTAGCGCTTGGAGGGTGCTGGCGAACGACATCGCTGGGCGTGGATTTCCGCGCCTAAACATTTACACCGGAATAGCCGCTGTGGCCAGCAATGTAGTTTTGAATCTTTTGTGGATTCCACGCTACGGGATCACGGGTGCGGCCTGGGCCTCGACGGTCTCATATACGGTCTCTTTCCTCGGCGCACTCTTCTTCTACTGCCAACTCTCCGGCAACCGGTGGATCAAGGTCATTTTCCCCCAGCGGGGCGATTGGGCTCTGTACTGGCAGACAAGCAAAGCTCTCTGCCGGTGGGCCTGGGCTAAAGCGAGGGCAGTGTTGTGA
- a CDS encoding glycosyltransferase has protein sequence MGKRVLIITYYFPPRPGVASIRLRGLAKYLPQYGWEPVVLTAALPGEPEPRFNVVQTLYPGDASARWKRKLGLAPGKGFQQQIGIPRALREGRASFTSRVVSLAKAIIAYPDEQKGWCPFAVSAGHDLLKRERFDALLSSSGPATCHLIARELKRRHGIPWVADLRDLWTQNHYYPHGLVRRLFERRLELKTLELADALVTVSEPLAEELKSLHRNKQVLAITNGFDPDEVASVPLTKEFTITYTGALYEGKRDPALLFQAVHELIADGTIDPLNIRIRFCGETPYWLERQVRHYQLGEIVSLHYKVPRDVALSKQRESQVLLLLNWDDSREKGVYTGKIFEYLAAKRPILALGGPGGVVAQLLKETGTGVHVESLDYLKALLRSWYQEYKLEGEVRYKGQWEAVQKYSHREMARKFAHLLDEVTGSNLADY, from the coding sequence ATGGGTAAACGAGTATTAATAATCACCTACTACTTTCCTCCACGTCCCGGCGTGGCGTCGATTAGGTTGAGAGGGCTGGCCAAATACCTGCCGCAGTACGGCTGGGAGCCAGTTGTACTCACAGCGGCCTTGCCAGGAGAGCCGGAGCCTCGCTTTAACGTTGTCCAGACACTTTATCCCGGGGATGCCTCAGCTCGTTGGAAAAGAAAGCTGGGCTTGGCACCAGGCAAGGGATTCCAACAGCAAATCGGGATTCCTCGTGCTCTCCGCGAAGGCAGGGCTTCCTTTACAAGTAGAGTGGTCAGCCTTGCTAAAGCAATTATCGCTTACCCCGACGAGCAGAAGGGTTGGTGTCCGTTTGCCGTAAGCGCAGGGCACGATCTGTTGAAAAGGGAGCGGTTCGATGCGCTCCTTAGCAGTTCCGGGCCTGCTACCTGTCACCTCATCGCTAGAGAGCTGAAGAGAAGGCATGGAATTCCGTGGGTTGCTGACCTCCGGGACCTCTGGACCCAAAACCATTATTACCCACATGGGCTAGTAAGGCGGCTGTTTGAGAGGCGGCTTGAGTTGAAGACACTTGAACTAGCCGATGCGTTGGTGACGGTTTCAGAGCCTTTAGCTGAAGAATTAAAATCTCTGCATCGAAACAAGCAAGTATTGGCTATCACAAACGGCTTTGATCCAGATGAAGTTGCTTCAGTTCCCTTGACCAAGGAGTTCACCATCACGTATACCGGAGCACTCTATGAAGGGAAGCGAGATCCTGCTCTTCTTTTTCAAGCTGTCCACGAGCTGATCGCTGACGGCACTATCGATCCCCTGAATATCAGGATTCGCTTCTGTGGAGAAACGCCCTATTGGCTTGAGCGGCAGGTCAGGCATTACCAACTAGGGGAAATAGTTAGTTTGCACTATAAAGTGCCGCGGGATGTCGCCTTGTCCAAGCAGCGCGAGTCCCAGGTGCTCTTGCTTCTCAACTGGGACGATTCTAGAGAGAAGGGCGTTTATACAGGGAAGATCTTTGAGTACTTAGCAGCAAAAAGACCTATCCTTGCTTTAGGGGGTCCAGGTGGTGTGGTTGCACAACTTCTTAAAGAAACAGGGACTGGTGTTCATGTTGAATCGCTCGATTATCTAAAGGCTTTGCTCAGGTCGTGGTACCAAGAGTATAAGCTGGAGGGAGAAGTCAGATATAAGGGGCAGTGGGAGGCTGTTCAAAAATACAGCCATCGGGAGATGGCACGAAAGTTTGCGCATCTACTGGACGAAGTCACAGGAAGCAACCTTGCAGATTATTAA